The genomic interval AGGGCGGATCGCCCTGGATGAAGTTCAACGAGGAAGGCTTCTTCGAGTTCGAGGACGCCGACGGTGAAGAAGGGATGGGCACCTACGGCATCGTCGAGCAGGATGCCCTGCTGGTCGTGCGCGAGTACGACGGCGACGACGACAAGTACTCGATCGTCGTGCCGGTCGTCGTCAGTTTCAGCAGCGATCAGTTCACCAGCTTCACCTGGGACGGGGTGGAGCTGACGAAGCAGTAGATCGGCGCGCCGCAGGTCGGCGCGCCGGCACGCCGTCTACTGAATCGAGATCAACTCGACGTCGAACACCAGCATGCCGGCCGGGTAGCCGGGGCGGCCGCCGTAGGCCAGGTCTTCCGGGATCCAGAACCGGCGCTTCTCTCCCGCCACCATCAACTGCACGCCCTCGGTCCAGCCCGCGATCACGCGGTTGAGGGGAAACGACGCCGGCTGGCCCCGCGCAACCGAGCTGTCGAACATCTCGCCGTTGGTGTGCCAGCCGGTGTAGTGGACCGTCACGGTGGAGGTCGGCCCGGGATGCTGACTGCCGGTGCCCGCCTCAATTACCTTCGAGGCGAGGCCGGACGCGGTGGTCTCGGCGTCGGCCGGCGGCGCGGCGACATCTTCCGGTGCGGGAATGGTTCTCTGCGCCGCAAACGCGGCCACGCCGACGACGAGCAGGGCAACGAGCATGAAGGCGAAGGATGACGATGTCTGCGTGGTGGTCATGATCATGGGCGGATTGTATCCCACCCATCAGCGGATGCGTCCGGCTATGATCGCGTGATGCGTCTTCTTCACATGGTGCGCCGACCCACGGCGCGCCTCGCCGCCGTCGGTTGCCTCATTGTGCTCGGTGCCGCGACACTTCTGGCTCAGGCCCCGGAAGGCGACGACTGGCCGCAGTGGCGCGGGCCACTGGCGACCGGTGTCGCTCCGTCGGGCAATCCACCGCTCCGCTGGAGCGAGACGGAGAACATACGCTGGAAGATCCCCATTCCCGGTGGCGGCTCCGCTTCGCCGATCGTGTGGGGCGACCATGTCTTTGTCCTGACCGCGGTCCCCGCGGGGGAAGGTGAAGGTGGCACCGGCTTCTTCGGCCGGCTTCGCAACCGCATCATGGGAACCACCGGGTCCGATGAGTTGCTGCACTTCGTCATCGTGGCGATCAACCGCCGCGACGGCTCGGTCGCCTGGGAGCGGACGGCGGTTACCCAGCAGCCGCACGAGGGACGTCACAACACGAACAGTTGGGCATCCGCCTCCGCGGTGACGGACGGGGAAGTGGTATGCGCGTTCTTCGGGTCGCGTGGCCTCTACTGCTACGACATGGACGGGACGCCGCTG from Acidobacteriota bacterium carries:
- a CDS encoding FKBP-type peptidyl-prolyl cis-trans isomerase, producing MIMTTTQTSSSFAFMLVALLVVGVAAFAAQRTIPAPEDVAAPPADAETTASGLASKVIEAGTGSQHPGPTSTVTVHYTGWHTNGEMFDSSVARGQPASFPLNRVIAGWTEGVQLMVAGEKRRFWIPEDLAYGGRPGYPAGMLVFDVELISIQ